AGCTGTAGACCCTGCGGGGCACACTCAGGAGTCCGGCTGACGCTGATGGGTTCATGCTCCCAGACTTCCAGATTTCTGAAGGATTTTGGAGGCTGACCTAGTGTTGCTAACTTGAAAATTTGCCAAGTAAGAAAGAGATTTTACAAACATCTCTGCAAGTGAGAAGTCTGCAGGCCTCTTCCTGCTGGTCTCACTGGCTGGAGAGACCAGGGCCAATGCCAGGGGGCCCCACTGGCTCAccttgtgaccttgggtaagcaGCCCGGCACCACAGAGCCTCTGGGGCAAGGGGACACCCAGCCTCACGTGCCTGGGAACCTGGTGCAGCAGCCATCGGAGCCTCCTGGAAACTGGCGTCTTGACTTGGCTGTGTACGAAGCAGCCCCTCCGCAGCCTCGGACAGGAGCTGGTGCCCAGGGCTGGAGAAGCTGCACAGGCCAAGGTCGGCTCTGCCCCTGCTGCGTGCCTGCTGGGGTGGAAGCACAGACGTGAGGCGTTGGGATGGAAATTCCCACCCTACAGGTACCCCAGGATGTTCACCCAGGGTTTCCACCCAACAGGACCCTTTCCTTCCTAAAGGGCGGGCGTTAGGGACTGTTTTTCCATTAGGTAGACACGGCTGGTAGTTACCTGTTTCAGAGGCCACTGCGGATCCTGGGGCTCCCTGGCCCCAAGGTTGTAGGGGAAGAGCACGAGCTCCCGGTGGCCTCTGCCCCGGCTGCTCCATGAGAGGGGACTCGCGCTCGCCACGTGGGGCCCACTCTGGCCCCGAAGCCTTTTCTCACCCATGTGAGGTGCGTGGGGCTGCACATATCCCCTCTTCTGGCAGTGACACACCTGGAGCTCAGAGATGGGCAGTGACCAGCCTGGGTCCCACAGAGTGGCAGCAGGTGCTGGAGATAGTTGTGacttggttttgtgttttgttttaggccaaatgtctcctggggaaagaaaatgaacagatttGCTGCAAACAGTGATGTTTCTAAAAGAAGCAGTCAGTGCCCTCTAAGAGCACAATCAACATTTAGCTcgaatatttttactttatgagTCTCAAAGAGGCCCCACAGTTGAGTTTTGGCATTGCCTTCTGTAGTCACAGTCCTGGGCATTCCTGGCCCCAaggtggcagggggaggggtcCCAGCACCTCGGCTCCAGGCACGTGTGCCAGAGGAAGCCCCAGCTGTGGGGTCCGTTCCTGGAGCCCAGAGCACTTCTCTCCCCGACTCCAGCTCATAGTCATCAGCCTGGTGGGGCGCGGGTCCCTCCGGTTCCAGCTGGGCCTCTGGCTGTGCTGCAGGCAGCGCTGCAGCGCTGGTTCCACACCCAGGCGGGCAGAGGCAGGTGGGGGCTGGGTGGCTGAGAGGCGGTGGCCAGGGAATGAGTGCGCATTTTGGGCAGTTACTTTCTGAAGTGGCTTTAGCGGTTGACTTTGAGGAAGAGGCCTCTCGGCAGAAGGAAAAGATTGAGGGAGTTATACAGTTTCCTCCCATTAAACCTTATATTTATGGGTTACCCTCTTGTAGGAATGATGAATGCTTTCAGCCGGTGGCAGACTCCCAGCCAGCTGCTAACCGTGGAAGGTGCTAGAAATGAAGGCCTGCTCCCTTGAAGAGCCACAGGCCCGTCATCCACAGTCACTGCCTAGGAAAGGGCCATGCCAGCCCCCCGGGCATGAAGGCCAGGATGGGTGTGCGGCCAGGACAAGTGTCACAGAAGTGTCCTGGCCCTTTCTATTCCAGGAGGCGGCAACATGGTAGAAGTGGGTCCCCTCCTGCAGTGCCGTGGACTTGGCCTGGCCTCACACCCTGGGACAAGCCCGTTTTCTAGTCTGAATGAGGCGAGCCCAGCATTCCCTGGCCTGCCCAGCTGTGTCCTGGGACATTCAGCGCGACAGCCCCTGAGTCCAGGGTTTATGGCGATGCAAAATAGCAGCACCAGATGTGCTCCTCTGGTCCCAGGTGGGGAACGAGAACAAAGTCCAGACCGCAGCCAGGGGTTCTGGCCTCAGCTCTGCCACCAGCTCACCCCAAGACCTTGTGCCAGCTTGTGCCTCTCTGGGTCTTCACTTCTTCATGTAGAGAAACAACGTGTGTTGCTTCCAACATTGTCATCTCTCCCCTGAGCCCAGCTCATGAGAGAGTGTGTGACCGAATGCCTTTGGGGAGGGTGGGTAACGGTGCTGTAGGAAGTACTCTAGGTCAACCTTTGTAAAAACCTGAAGAGAATCTGTGCAGAACCTAAATCTGACACCCTGACGCTGGAAGTAACCTCTGCCCTTTGTCATCGTAGGAAGATATGGCTGCACACGTCGGTGCTTCCCGGACTCCCCAAGAGGTGATGGAGCATTACGTGAGCATGTACATCCACGGGAACCTGGGGAAGGCCTGCATCCCTGACACCATCCCCAACCGTGTGACAGACCACACCTGTCCCAGCGGAGGccccctctcccccagcctcaccACGCCGCTGCCGCCACTGGACATCTCCGTGGCggagcagcagcagctgggcTACATGCCGCTGCGGGACGACTACGAGATCGAGTACGACCAGGATGCTGAGACGCTCATTAGCGGGCTCTCTGTGAACTATGACGACGACGACGTGGAGATCGAGCTGAAGCGCGCCCACGTGGACATGTACGTGCGGAAGCTGAAAGAGAGACAGCGGCGGAAGAACATCGCCCGTGACTACAATCTGGTGCCAGCCTTCCTGGGGAAGgacaagaaggagaaggaaaaggcgCTGAAGCGCAAGATCAccaaggaggagaaggagctgcGCCTGAAGCTGAGGCCGCTGTACCAGTTCATGTCATGCAAGGAGTTTGATGACCTTTTTGAAAACATGCACAAAGAAAAAATGCTCCGGGCCAAGATCCGAGAACTGCAGCGGTACCGGCGAAATGGGATCACCAAGATGGAAGAGTCGGCAGAGTACGAGGCAGCGCGGCATAAacgggagaagaggaaggagaacaaAAACCTAGCGGGCTCCAAACGGGGAAAGGAGGACGGCAAAGACGGCGAGTTCGCCGCCATTGAGAACCTTCCGGGCTTCGAGCTCCTGTCGGATCGCGAGAAGGTGCTCTGCAGCTCTTTAAACTTGAGTCCGGCCCGCTACGTGACTGTGAAGACTATTATAATTAAAGACCACCTCCAGAAGCGGCAAGGAATCCCCTCGAAAAGCCGCCTTCCTAGCTACCTGGACAAAGTCCTAAAGAAAAGGATTTTGAATTTCCTCACAGAAAGTGGCTGGATCTCCAGGGACGCGTCTTGAAGCTGAGACGCTTTGAAAGCCAGAGTGATGCTCAGACGGCGCGCCAGCCAAAAGACTTGGTGGAGGGGAGCCGCTCCCCCATTGTTgctcttttttaaacaaatggagttcctttttttttaagacaaattcTTTTCATGGTCCTCTGAAAGAAGCAATAGTAACAATCTTatattggatcatgggggaggcAAATGTGTCTATTTTAACTTCGTTCTGCAAGTCGTACACTGAGATGATGCTCTGCCTTTACCTGTTCAGTTCGGAGCTTATTGTGAGATTGGATAATTTCCTTTTGAGTGTTCTTCCCTTTGGTACAAAAGCTATTGTGGGTGACAGGAGCAGTGTTTTCCTGCTGGACCGACAAGCCACCAGCTATTTCCTGGTGATGCAAGCTCTTCTCAGGCGGGGCTGCCTGCAGGCTCCCCTTTTCTGAGCCCACGCTGCCCACAGCTGACCCCAGCGCAGCCCCGGGCACGCGGCACTTTACATGGAAGCAGCTTGGGCCCAGACTCCTCCGCCTTGTAGCAGATGAGGAAAATCAGGCCAGAGGACAATAGGCTGGCATTTTGTTGGGAACTGAAGAGGAATCTGTTGAATACAGCAACCAGATGACCTTCCATTTCACCCGCGGCAGCAGTTTCAGCCTGCACTTCCCAAACCCCAAAGCTGACCCCGCGCCTCATTTGATTACGGCCAGAGCCTGCTGGTTCACTTTGGGTAGAGCCGTGCCCCTTGGGCAGGCTCCCATAGTGGCCACGTCCCCACGAATGGGAAAGCACGTTAGTGGGAGGGACGTAGGACACGTGTGGACCGCCAGGCCCTCTCAACCCTTTTCCTGGGGCTGCTCGGTGCTGCTGTTAGATGTGCAGTGCATTTCACTTGGAAGAACCCATTGTATAAAGTTCAAGGCTGAGAGTTCTGAATTCTGGCGTCAGCTTCCTCAGGATTTTCTTCAGTTGCAAGTACCTTTCCACTGAAAATGTGAGCATGCCCGCCTGGCTAGGCATCTTTAAGAGTGTCGCCAGGCCTGTGCCAGCTGAGGCCTCAGACTAGCCAGGCGAGAGCCGTCTGACCGGTTGGTTGGCGGTGGTTCTGGCTGAGCACGAGGGAGCCCGGGTGGTGTCCCTGAGCCTCGAGCTGCTCCCTGTTCACTGTCTTGAAT
The window above is part of the Chlorocebus sabaeus isolate Y175 chromosome 27, mChlSab1.0.hap1, whole genome shotgun sequence genome. Proteins encoded here:
- the TADA2B gene encoding transcriptional adapter 2-beta: MAELGKKYCVYCLAEVSPLRFRCTECQDIELCPECFSAGAEIGHHRRYHGYQLVDGGRFTLWGPEAEGGWTSREEQLLLDAIEQFGFGNWEDMAAHVGASRTPQEVMEHYVSMYIHGNLGKACIPDTIPNRVTDHTCPSGGPLSPSLTTPLPPLDISVAEQQQLGYMPLRDDYEIEYDQDAETLISGLSVNYDDDDVEIELKRAHVDMYVRKLKERQRRKNIARDYNLVPAFLGKDKKEKEKALKRKITKEEKELRLKLRPLYQFMSCKEFDDLFENMHKEKMLRAKIRELQRYRRNGITKMEESAEYEAARHKREKRKENKNLAGSKRGKEDGKDGEFAAIENLPGFELLSDREKVLCSSLNLSPARYVTVKTIIIKDHLQKRQGIPSKSRLPSYLDKVLKKRILNFLTESGWISRDAS